A section of the Leptospira kobayashii genome encodes:
- a CDS encoding NUDIX hydrolase, producing MKDSDSLFDFKFFKVINKKKFGWFVSVEPAVVIIPVIRENELFKLGLIRCTRPAIEKTSWEFPGGGIEEGEIPEEAAIRELKEETGFSSDVAVNIGSFYESPGKMDFLHHIICVLEPVEAGHGFSYPESEKISDFKFFEWEEIEKKIMSGKIVSGPTISALQMFVIFLKNNPKGLTVDSKKR from the coding sequence ATGAAAGACTCAGATTCCCTTTTTGATTTTAAATTCTTTAAAGTCATCAATAAGAAAAAATTCGGATGGTTTGTATCGGTCGAACCAGCCGTCGTTATCATTCCCGTTATACGGGAAAATGAACTGTTTAAATTGGGTTTGATCCGATGTACGAGACCTGCCATTGAAAAGACAAGCTGGGAGTTCCCCGGAGGCGGAATCGAGGAGGGTGAAATTCCGGAAGAAGCTGCCATTCGGGAGTTAAAGGAAGAAACCGGTTTCTCATCCGATGTTGCGGTTAATATCGGTTCCTTTTATGAATCTCCCGGCAAAATGGATTTCCTACATCATATCATTTGTGTGTTGGAGCCTGTTGAAGCAGGTCATGGTTTTTCTTATCCCGAATCGGAAAAGATTTCGGATTTTAAGTTTTTCGAATGGGAAGAGATTGAAAAGAAGATAATGAGCGGTAAGATCGTTTCCGGGCCTACCATTAGCGCATTACAGATGTTCGTAATTTTTTTAAAGAATAATCCTAAGGGGCTGACAGTTGATTCAAAAAAAAGATAA
- a CDS encoding GDP-L-fucose synthase family protein, translating to MQKKDKIFISGHKGMVGSAFLDHFKKEGYSEIIIKDRNELDLRNSVAVGEFFEKERPDVVFIIAARVGGIKANMEKPADFIYDNLMIESNLIHNSHLFDAKKVIFFGSSCIYPRECPQPMKEEYLLTGPLEPTNEGYALAKISGLKMMEYYKKQYNLNGLSIMPSNLYGPGDSFHPEHSHVLSALVKKFTDATRDNLSEVVIWGTGSAKREFFHVSDLVRSVLFLLEHWKEDGFINVGAGEDISIKGLAELIANMTGYQGKIVWDHSKPDGMPRKCMDVGKLTKLGFKQSVTLEDGIRDVIRDYKTKMETK from the coding sequence ATTCAAAAAAAAGATAAGATATTTATTTCCGGACATAAAGGAATGGTAGGTTCTGCCTTCTTGGACCATTTTAAGAAAGAGGGTTATTCCGAGATTATCATCAAGGATAGAAACGAGTTGGATTTAAGAAACTCGGTTGCGGTCGGTGAGTTTTTTGAGAAGGAAAGGCCCGACGTTGTTTTTATCATCGCTGCCAGAGTGGGTGGAATCAAGGCGAATATGGAAAAACCCGCCGATTTCATTTACGATAATTTGATGATTGAGAGCAATTTGATTCACAATTCCCATCTTTTTGATGCCAAAAAAGTGATATTTTTCGGAAGCTCCTGTATTTATCCTCGTGAATGCCCGCAACCCATGAAGGAAGAATATCTGCTGACCGGACCATTAGAGCCAACAAACGAAGGTTACGCTTTGGCGAAAATTTCCGGTTTGAAAATGATGGAGTATTACAAAAAACAGTACAATCTGAACGGTCTGAGTATTATGCCGAGCAATCTATATGGTCCCGGTGACAGCTTTCACCCGGAACATTCGCATGTATTGAGTGCGCTTGTTAAAAAATTTACGGATGCAACAAGAGACAATCTTTCCGAGGTTGTTATTTGGGGAACGGGATCGGCAAAAAGAGAATTCTTCCATGTTTCCGATTTGGTTCGCTCAGTCCTATTTTTATTGGAACATTGGAAAGAGGATGGGTTTATCAATGTAGGTGCCGGCGAAGATATCTCGATCAAAGGATTGGCCGAACTCATTGCAAACATGACAGGGTACCAAGGCAAGATCGTCTGGGATCATTCGAAGCCTGACGGGATGCCTCGAAAGTGTATGGATGTTGGTAAACTTACGAAATTGGGTTTTAAACAATCCGTTACTTTGGAAGATGGGATTAGAGATGTTATACGGGATTATAAAACTAAAATGGAAACGAAATAA
- a CDS encoding glycosyltransferase family 2 protein, translated as MKITLVILTLNEIVGLKEIFSKIPLKSVDEIIAVDGGSTDGTVEFLKEKKIPVHFQEIKGRGEAFRVAFKKAKGDALILFSPDGNEDPNDIPKFKPLLEAGNDIVIATRMTKDAHNEEDEQFFKWRKWVNNAFTILANIIWNRSKYVTDTINGFRAITKKTWNEIALDGPGYTIEFQGSIRAFKKKLKIAEFPTYESCRIDNGFGSPSLGTGVAFLKIFFYEIWIGKKWLPLDRAEEDIKKKSLFRTFWNG; from the coding sequence ATGAAAATCACTTTAGTCATTTTAACTTTAAACGAAATCGTGGGGCTTAAGGAGATCTTTAGCAAGATCCCTTTAAAGTCGGTAGATGAAATCATTGCAGTCGACGGAGGCTCTACCGACGGTACCGTTGAATTTTTAAAAGAGAAAAAAATTCCCGTTCATTTTCAGGAGATCAAGGGCAGGGGCGAAGCATTTCGTGTGGCTTTTAAAAAGGCCAAAGGAGATGCATTGATACTATTTAGCCCGGACGGAAACGAAGATCCGAATGATATTCCTAAATTCAAACCCTTGTTGGAAGCTGGTAACGATATAGTCATTGCAACCAGAATGACAAAAGATGCGCATAATGAGGAAGACGAACAATTCTTCAAATGGCGAAAATGGGTAAACAACGCTTTTACGATACTTGCAAATATCATTTGGAATCGTAGCAAATATGTTACGGATACGATCAACGGATTCCGGGCCATTACCAAAAAAACGTGGAATGAAATCGCTTTAGACGGACCAGGTTATACGATCGAATTTCAAGGGTCCATTCGTGCATTTAAGAAGAAACTCAAGATTGCGGAATTCCCTACTTACGAAAGTTGTCGAATCGACAATGGTTTCGGATCACCTAGTTTGGGAACAGGGGTTGCGTTTTTGAAAATATTCTTTTATGAGATTTGGATCGGTAAGAAATGGCTTCCGTTGGATCGAGCGGAAGAGGACATTAAGAAAAAAAGCCTATTCAGGACATTCTGGAACGGTTGA
- a CDS encoding glycosyltransferase — protein sequence MPLFSIISVSYNNKDGLRKTLKSLERQRCRDFEVIIVDGGSSDGTQDFIRDVMTPQIRFISEKDKGIYDAQNKGIGFASGEYLLFLNAGDSFENEHVLGKIKDSSDNAEDILYGDILMIDRKKDRYYIKYPDQIFYRYWYREKYLCHQAVFFHKRVFQKHGVYDLKYRFAADFDLLQRVWFLPETTKKRVDTVVVIYDLEGVSAKKENEIIIFREYRAIRKEHHPLPVFLFYSLFYDTKLFEIIRYYSVRIFFLITKPFVIFSYLLKRVLIRSDKKLYKSIIIDKRKKPFVLHLSTSDQSGGAAKAAFHIHQSLLEAGQNSLMLVSKKATKDDHVILAKESTGFGFLIDLIVHFKRNRSYKRAVFKKEVMHSFQNYSFLDIKLILQVLKPDIVHLHWIGNNFISIEALQEIQMPIVWTMHDMWPFLGAEHVCFDESYKTGYSSDNVNHTVWERKKEAYSKLDIHPVGVSRWISDIAKESLLFSKYPTNVIPNIIRTEIFFPRDSDSSREFWRFRSSETLLLFGSDYRDGNKGYFVIENLIKKYEEEKRKDITFIVFGSIPIELKTEFVNVINIGYVKSSEELAILYSSVDITLVPSKIESFCLTAAESISCGTPVVCFDTSGLKDIVMDGETGYKAECFSQSSFEENLDKTIIASKRDGLFKKERLHDFIKERFGASVASGKYLELYDSVLKNKGVSV from the coding sequence ATGCCTTTATTTTCTATCATTTCAGTCAGTTATAATAACAAAGATGGATTAAGGAAAACCTTAAAAAGTCTCGAAAGACAACGTTGCAGGGACTTTGAGGTTATCATCGTGGATGGAGGCTCTTCCGACGGAACGCAGGATTTTATCAGGGATGTGATGACTCCTCAGATCCGATTCATTTCCGAAAAGGATAAAGGAATTTACGACGCTCAAAATAAAGGAATCGGTTTTGCCTCCGGTGAGTATCTATTATTTTTAAATGCAGGCGATTCTTTTGAGAATGAGCATGTACTTGGGAAAATAAAAGACTCATCTGACAATGCTGAGGATATCTTATACGGTGATATCCTTATGATTGATAGAAAAAAAGACAGGTATTACATCAAATACCCCGATCAGATTTTTTACAGATACTGGTATCGTGAAAAATACTTATGCCACCAGGCGGTATTTTTCCATAAAAGGGTTTTTCAAAAACACGGAGTTTACGATTTAAAATATCGGTTTGCAGCTGATTTTGATTTGTTGCAAAGAGTTTGGTTTTTGCCTGAAACAACAAAAAAGAGAGTGGATACGGTTGTAGTAATTTATGATCTGGAAGGCGTCAGTGCCAAAAAAGAAAATGAGATCATTATATTCAGGGAATATAGGGCGATTAGAAAAGAACATCATCCTCTTCCTGTTTTTCTATTCTATTCTCTTTTTTATGATACAAAACTATTTGAAATTATACGTTATTACTCCGTTCGGATCTTCTTTTTAATCACCAAACCGTTTGTTATTTTTTCTTATCTTTTGAAACGGGTTTTGATCCGGAGTGATAAAAAATTATACAAAAGCATAATCATAGATAAACGGAAAAAACCGTTTGTCTTGCATCTTTCCACTTCCGATCAATCGGGAGGGGCGGCAAAAGCGGCGTTCCACATTCATCAAAGTTTATTGGAAGCCGGTCAAAATTCCTTGATGTTGGTTTCTAAAAAAGCGACTAAAGACGATCACGTGATACTTGCAAAAGAAAGCACCGGATTCGGCTTTCTCATCGATTTGATCGTTCATTTTAAAAGAAACCGGAGTTATAAGAGAGCCGTTTTCAAAAAAGAAGTAATGCACTCTTTTCAAAATTATTCCTTTCTGGACATAAAATTAATACTTCAAGTTTTAAAGCCTGATATCGTTCACTTACATTGGATTGGAAATAATTTCATAAGCATTGAGGCCTTGCAGGAGATTCAAATGCCTATCGTTTGGACGATGCATGATATGTGGCCTTTTCTCGGAGCCGAACATGTTTGTTTCGACGAATCCTATAAAACAGGGTATTCCTCCGATAATGTAAATCATACCGTTTGGGAAAGAAAAAAGGAAGCTTATTCCAAACTGGACATTCATCCGGTAGGTGTTAGTCGATGGATTTCCGATATCGCCAAAGAAAGTCTTTTATTTTCAAAATATCCGACTAATGTGATTCCGAATATTATAAGAACCGAGATTTTTTTTCCGAGAGATTCCGATTCATCGCGTGAATTTTGGCGTTTTCGTTCTTCCGAAACTTTATTATTATTCGGATCCGATTATAGGGATGGAAACAAAGGTTACTTTGTAATAGAAAATTTAATCAAAAAATACGAAGAAGAAAAAAGAAAAGATATTACGTTTATCGTCTTCGGTTCTATCCCGATCGAATTGAAAACGGAATTTGTAAATGTTATCAATATCGGTTATGTCAAATCTTCCGAAGAGCTTGCGATTCTGTATTCCTCAGTTGATATTACGCTTGTTCCTTCCAAAATCGAATCTTTCTGCCTAACTGCTGCGGAGTCGATTTCTTGCGGAACCCCCGTTGTTTGTTTCGATACATCCGGATTGAAAGATATAGTTATGGATGGAGAGACCGGATACAAAGCGGAATGTTTTAGTCAGTCATCCTTTGAGGAAAATTTGGATAAAACTATCATCGCTTCTAAGCGAGATGGTCTTTTTAAGAAAGAACGATTACATGATTTTATTAAGGAAAGATTCGGGGCATCCGTCGCTTCCGGAAAGTATTTGGAATTGTACGATAGTGTTTTAAAAAATAAAGGTGTCAGTGTATGA
- a CDS encoding DegT/DnrJ/EryC1/StrS family aminotransferase, translating into MNQIIKVWDYLEELQVEKEDILKIVEKVLFSGRLIFGESLISFEKSFADYIGVKHGIGVDNATNAAMLALKALGIGENDEVITVSNTAVPTVSAIVSTGARPVFVDIDPDTYLMDTNLIRKVITAKTKAIIPVHLYGQSVDMDPILEIAKEFNLKILEDCAQSHGAEYKGSKAGAFSDCSTFSFYPTKPLGGFGDAGMILTNHSETNDKLRRLRFYGMDKTYYAEEHGYNSRVDELHAAILDFKLKKLDENNDKRRSIAVRYNEILKNTGLKLPIEKEYNKHVYYLYVVAHPDRDRILEELKKKNILLNVSYPFPIHTMRGYAHLGYKEGDFPITEKMSKEIFSIPMYPYLPEESQIRVCEELKSLIG; encoded by the coding sequence ATGAATCAAATCATTAAAGTTTGGGATTATCTGGAAGAACTCCAGGTGGAAAAAGAAGACATTCTAAAGATCGTAGAGAAAGTTCTTTTTTCCGGTAGACTTATATTCGGTGAAAGTTTGATTTCTTTCGAGAAATCGTTTGCCGACTACATCGGCGTAAAACATGGGATAGGTGTCGATAACGCCACGAATGCTGCGATGCTTGCGCTTAAGGCACTTGGTATCGGTGAAAATGACGAAGTCATCACAGTATCGAATACCGCAGTTCCGACGGTGAGTGCTATCGTTAGCACGGGTGCAAGACCTGTTTTTGTCGATATCGATCCGGACACTTATTTGATGGACACAAATCTGATTCGAAAAGTTATCACCGCCAAAACAAAAGCGATTATTCCCGTACATCTCTACGGGCAATCGGTCGATATGGATCCGATTCTGGAAATAGCAAAAGAGTTTAATCTTAAAATTTTGGAAGATTGTGCACAGTCGCATGGAGCAGAGTATAAAGGTAGTAAGGCGGGGGCTTTTTCCGACTGTTCTACTTTTTCCTTTTACCCAACGAAGCCGCTCGGCGGATTCGGTGATGCAGGTATGATTTTAACAAATCATTCGGAAACAAATGATAAGCTGAGACGGCTGCGTTTTTACGGAATGGATAAGACGTATTATGCGGAAGAACACGGTTATAATTCCCGGGTAGATGAACTTCATGCAGCCATACTTGATTTCAAATTGAAGAAGTTGGATGAGAACAATGATAAAAGAAGAAGCATCGCTGTTCGATACAACGAAATCCTAAAAAATACGGGATTGAAACTGCCTATTGAAAAAGAATACAATAAGCATGTTTATTATCTATATGTCGTTGCTCATCCCGATAGGGATCGAATTTTGGAGGAGCTGAAGAAAAAGAACATTTTATTGAATGTTAGTTATCCTTTCCCCATCCATACGATGAGGGGGTATGCACATTTGGGTTATAAGGAAGGTGATTTTCCAATAACCGAAAAGATGTCCAAAGAGATTTTTTCCATACCGATGTATCCTTATCTTCCGGAAGAGTCTCAAATCCGTGTTTGTGAAGAATTAAAATCCTTAATCGGCTGA
- a CDS encoding ArnT family glycosyltransferase produces MILFIVHSVLLFVFSYSIIRFLIPEKKNFETILYSYLLFWANILFTSFILSFFNILDWKILYFSLSVSIQFVVFIVLFRKNIGFRIGFPEFKIPRLRFDLYSLVIVFLSLIFVLQLILCFSYLPLTPDTLSSKLVKIYAFLQNHTLLPNPDFDGDLVFMSPINTAVTWMYFIIYKVSFRALHFFSLFNWVTIGFSSYFLCRKLEISKLASVMSTALLICSDVFLLNATGDNDDILAASSFAIGVLAFVNWYSEKRMIYILLAGLALGISLGIKPFAALYYQLVIGIIVFYFIKYGIKSTFSFVRKFLFHGIVFVFAVLFMLFGVFYENYMMRGNPVKFSKVVSAVNNSPFSFKIAGINLVSQNMELFLTPALVPTGVGHREELSDVANHLSKTVINNLFNTTQEEVNTKYSAHTNMTTIAYPLFYDHSVNFGFYPHLLLISALIGFLSFNKVRPIVYVLGLSFLFADIGYCIHNKYVMGIMRYWMIVFTITAPLIGFALDRLRKLKSSFVYKIGYPIFFIAFAYCIFTSFYGLFNNYYRSIGAIISYTNFNSYRKQISDRVAEILPKTPEFNVVYVNNYPNALIHNLAPDSKILSKNQVQEAIPNIIISQLIPLGIQNYSSARRIVNLTVDELKEDYFILIGNFFDAKFFMNRVPKQLQLTDEKKEVLFYFSQPVEAKSGENITNTGLVSKFKEMDSFESAYFKTDNENKEIQISPWTDFRETNLKFGKKDKTIIVKIRNKKTNKTYSNSYPI; encoded by the coding sequence ATGATATTATTCATTGTTCATAGTGTTTTACTTTTTGTTTTTTCCTATTCCATCATCAGATTTTTAATTCCTGAAAAAAAGAATTTTGAAACGATCCTATATTCTTATCTACTCTTTTGGGCAAATATACTTTTTACCAGTTTCATACTTTCCTTTTTTAATATTCTGGATTGGAAAATTTTATATTTTTCCTTATCCGTATCGATTCAATTCGTTGTTTTTATCGTTCTGTTCAGAAAGAACATAGGATTTCGGATCGGGTTTCCGGAGTTTAAAATTCCAAGGCTTCGGTTCGATCTGTATTCGCTTGTTATCGTATTTCTTTCATTGATCTTTGTATTGCAGTTGATTCTTTGTTTCTCCTATCTTCCTTTAACACCTGATACACTTTCAAGCAAGCTGGTGAAAATTTACGCTTTTTTGCAGAATCATACTCTTCTTCCGAACCCCGACTTTGACGGAGATTTGGTATTCATGTCTCCTATCAATACTGCAGTGACATGGATGTATTTTATCATATATAAAGTATCGTTCAGGGCATTGCATTTTTTTTCCCTATTCAATTGGGTAACAATCGGATTCTCTTCTTATTTTTTATGTAGAAAACTGGAGATTAGCAAGTTAGCATCCGTTATGTCCACAGCGCTCCTTATCTGTTCCGATGTATTTCTTTTAAATGCCACCGGAGATAATGACGATATTCTTGCCGCATCCAGTTTCGCAATCGGAGTTTTGGCATTTGTAAATTGGTATTCCGAAAAACGGATGATTTATATTTTGTTAGCTGGTCTCGCCCTGGGAATTAGTTTGGGAATTAAACCTTTTGCGGCTTTATATTATCAACTTGTTATCGGTATTATTGTTTTTTATTTTATTAAATACGGGATCAAATCGACTTTTTCGTTTGTTCGGAAATTCCTATTTCACGGCATCGTATTCGTATTTGCGGTTCTTTTTATGTTATTCGGAGTTTTCTACGAAAATTATATGATGAGAGGAAATCCGGTTAAGTTTTCCAAAGTGGTAAGTGCAGTAAATAATTCGCCGTTTAGTTTCAAGATCGCAGGAATTAATCTGGTGAGCCAAAATATGGAATTATTTCTCACTCCTGCTTTGGTTCCTACGGGAGTAGGTCATCGGGAAGAATTGTCAGATGTGGCAAACCATCTGTCAAAAACCGTTATCAATAACCTTTTCAATACCACTCAGGAAGAAGTGAATACGAAATATTCCGCGCATACGAATATGACTACGATCGCATACCCTTTGTTTTATGATCATTCCGTGAATTTCGGTTTTTACCCTCATTTACTTTTGATTTCAGCACTGATAGGTTTTTTATCCTTTAATAAGGTTCGGCCGATCGTTTATGTATTGGGACTCTCTTTTCTTTTTGCGGATATAGGGTATTGCATCCATAATAAATATGTTATGGGTATTATGAGATATTGGATGATAGTGTTTACTATTACAGCTCCTTTGATCGGTTTTGCATTGGACCGTCTGAGAAAATTAAAATCCTCCTTCGTTTATAAGATCGGTTACCCTATTTTCTTTATCGCTTTCGCCTATTGCATATTCACTTCGTTTTACGGTTTGTTTAATAATTATTACAGATCCATCGGTGCGATTATAAGTTATACGAATTTCAATTCATACCGAAAACAAATATCCGATAGAGTCGCGGAAATACTTCCCAAAACTCCCGAATTCAATGTGGTTTATGTGAATAATTACCCGAATGCTTTGATTCATAATCTTGCTCCGGATTCCAAGATTTTATCGAAGAATCAAGTGCAGGAAGCGATTCCAAATATCATCATATCCCAGTTGATTCCATTGGGTATACAAAACTATTCCTCCGCCAGAAGGATTGTAAATCTTACAGTTGATGAATTGAAGGAAGATTATTTTATTCTTATCGGTAATTTCTTCGACGCGAAATTTTTTATGAATCGGGTTCCGAAGCAATTGCAACTGACTGATGAGAAGAAAGAAGTTCTATTCTATTTTTCCCAGCCTGTAGAAGCCAAGTCTGGCGAAAATATAACAAATACCGGGCTTGTATCCAAATTCAAAGAAATGGATTCCTTCGAATCCGCTTATTTTAAAACGGATAATGAAAATAAGGAAATTCAGATTTCTCCGTGGACGGATTTCAGAGAAACAAACTTGAAGTTTGGTAAGAAAGACAAAACAATCATAGTTAAGATCAGAAACAAAAAAACAAATAAGACTTATTCGAATTCATATCCTATTTGA
- a CDS encoding glycosyltransferase family 2 protein: MDKIAVILPAYNEELTIKDTILDFAKKFTSAQIVVINNNSSDRTEEITRKTFKEFKINGTLINEKRQGKAFAVRTAFHEIEADIYVMSDADCTYQASDLPNLIKALSENSADMIVGDRHHSGAYKNENKRKFHYFGNMLVKWFINTLFQSKLNDIMSGYRVFTRRFVKTYPILCKGFELETEMTLHALDKGFKVIEEKIVYKDRPEGSFSKLSTFKDGIKVIKTIIWIFKFYKPFHFFGYLSALLFFSGLLSAYPVFEDYYREKYIYHVPLAILSTGLMITSLISLSIGLILDTSSRFHKFDFELYLLNYKDKKPSERK; this comes from the coding sequence GTGGACAAAATCGCAGTTATTTTACCGGCATATAACGAAGAGTTAACGATCAAGGATACGATTCTTGATTTTGCAAAAAAATTCACTTCCGCTCAAATTGTTGTTATCAACAATAATTCGAGTGATCGCACGGAAGAAATTACCCGCAAAACATTTAAAGAATTTAAAATCAACGGAACATTGATCAACGAAAAGAGGCAAGGAAAGGCTTTTGCCGTCAGAACTGCATTTCATGAGATTGAAGCTGACATATATGTGATGTCTGACGCGGATTGCACATACCAGGCGTCCGATCTGCCGAATCTGATCAAAGCTTTGTCGGAAAATTCAGCGGATATGATTGTTGGTGACCGACATCATAGCGGTGCTTATAAGAATGAAAACAAACGTAAATTTCATTATTTCGGCAATATGCTGGTGAAATGGTTTATCAATACTTTGTTCCAATCTAAATTGAATGATATCATGTCGGGATATAGGGTCTTTACCAGAAGATTCGTAAAAACATATCCTATTTTATGCAAAGGATTCGAATTGGAAACGGAGATGACCTTGCATGCCTTGGATAAAGGATTCAAAGTCATTGAAGAGAAAATCGTTTATAAAGACAGACCGGAAGGCAGCTTTTCAAAGCTAAGTACTTTTAAAGACGGTATTAAAGTAATAAAGACTATCATCTGGATCTTTAAGTTTTATAAACCTTTCCATTTTTTCGGCTATCTTTCCGCATTATTGTTCTTTTCCGGTTTATTGTCCGCTTATCCCGTATTCGAGGATTATTACCGTGAAAAATACATCTATCATGTTCCGCTTGCGATCCTTTCCACCGGACTTATGATTACATCCTTGATCTCACTCTCAATCGGTTTGATTTTAGATACCAGTTCCAGATTTCATAAGTTTGATTTTGAATTGTATCTCTTGAATTATAAAGATAAAAAACCTAGTGAACGAAAGTAA
- a CDS encoding Gfo/Idh/MocA family protein yields MNLLIIGYSSLVARRVLPAALKIQKLKKIIICTKKKIQIESEWTKAKEIVFYDHYEVDLPSQDTFVYISTPNSLHSYFAKYYLNRGFHVIIDKPAVMNSAEAKELSELALKNRSLLAEANVWYRHPLAKAFKEKLDASSKNHNLRIFQFFTNPPLDKDNFRYDTDYGGGILYDRASYTISLSRFLLSEYPDEIDVHINERNEKGLDLSSEIFFRYKDRSILLSSYFSLNAQYLNRLQLLGENISLETERIFTPPDNYYGKILSSSQGKNETIDVPTGDSFQLFLEEVLDSVAGDGYDKYANELYSDSIILDKIINFNK; encoded by the coding sequence ATGAATTTGTTGATTATCGGATATTCTTCACTCGTTGCGAGAAGGGTTCTTCCCGCCGCTTTAAAAATTCAAAAGTTAAAAAAAATAATCATCTGTACCAAAAAGAAAATTCAAATAGAGAGTGAATGGACAAAGGCCAAAGAAATTGTTTTTTATGATCACTATGAAGTAGACTTACCTTCTCAAGATACATTCGTCTATATTTCCACACCAAATTCTTTACATTCTTATTTCGCGAAATACTATCTGAATCGTGGTTTTCATGTAATCATAGACAAACCTGCGGTAATGAATTCCGCCGAAGCAAAGGAGTTATCGGAACTTGCTTTGAAGAACCGATCGCTTTTGGCGGAAGCGAACGTTTGGTACAGACACCCTCTCGCAAAAGCTTTCAAAGAAAAATTAGATGCGAGTTCTAAGAATCATAATCTAAGAATTTTTCAGTTTTTTACCAATCCTCCTCTCGATAAAGATAATTTCAGATATGATACTGATTATGGCGGCGGAATACTTTATGACAGGGCTTCCTATACAATCAGTTTAAGTCGATTTTTGTTGTCCGAATATCCTGATGAAATTGATGTGCACATCAATGAAAGGAATGAAAAGGGTTTGGATCTTTCTTCGGAGATATTTTTTCGATACAAAGACAGAAGCATACTTCTTTCTTCCTATTTCAGTCTCAATGCCCAATATCTGAATCGCCTTCAATTGTTAGGTGAAAATATCTCTTTGGAAACCGAACGGATTTTTACTCCACCCGATAATTACTACGGAAAGATTCTATCTTCCAGCCAAGGTAAAAACGAAACAATCGATGTTCCCACGGGAGATTCGTTTCAGTTGTTTTTGGAAGAGGTTTTGGATTCGGTTGCCGGGGACGGATACGATAAGTATGCGAATGAACTCTACAGCGATTCTATCATTTTGGATAAGATAATTAATTTTAATAAATAA